The Micropterus dolomieu isolate WLL.071019.BEF.003 ecotype Adirondacks linkage group LG23, ASM2129224v1, whole genome shotgun sequence DNA window CAGGGACTGGCAAAATTCTGTTGAAATGCATTCAGCATACTGTTCctcaaaataaatgttagcaCTTAACATTGTGTCTATTTTATTCACTGGATCTCAAATGCAAGAATTAACTAATCCTACCACTTTTAACACTGCACATTTCACTCAGTGTGCATGGAGACCAACCAGTGCCAACCACCCCCATCATAGGGCTTAAGGCCCCTTCTGCTTAGAGTATTGTATTAGCAACACATTAGCTCCAGACAGCTACCTCTAATATAGTGGCTGGCTTGGTTAGCAGTAAGCTGACCATACCAAAATCAAATTCTACTAAATCACAAATcagcaaaatacaaaacagattAGCTACAGATAATGCTCCAACCTGGACAGTCAAGAAGAAATAGATGAAAGACGCCTGTCAGTATTTGCTTGGTAACGGGTCTAACAAAATGGTGGACATAATGTCAGTTCAGCTGCTATGGAACTGTTCCAGTAGTGGTTGCTCCTATAGCAAGAGGACACCCAACTGAAACGAATGCCGGTGGCAGAACAATAATGCTGTTTCCAGTTGCTCTGGGGTCATGATGAGACAGTTTTTTGCAGGTGTTACACTCTTTAGTTGTTCCTCGCACATATGTGCCTTCAACATAGACCACACTAAGGCTTCACAGAATATTAACATGACACAATATGCCACCTTTGTTACATTGAAAAACTCACGTGTTGACTGAAATAAAAGGTTTGATTACAATTAGGTGACTTTTACATGAAGTGATCTTGTTCCAGCCATTCAGAGGTTCACTTTTTCTACGGTTGGATCACAGTGCTGTTTTTCACCTGCACAAGTGCGTAAATTCACATTTTGTGTTGTGtctcacacaaacagacactgcTGACTCATCCAAGTATTAGACTAGGTGGGCAAAGTTGAGTTAGAGCACCAAGACTTCAAGTCCCATTCCTCTAAGCtaatttaaaatgatgttaTGTATGTTTATTTTCACCTACCATACATAATTAAGTACAGAAGGAGCCAAGAAGATGTTTTGTCCACTCTCCTTTTATGGTTGTATAAAGACAGCATTCAGagaaaaatattagaaacaacTAAAAAGCTCATATAAATGTGTGAATAGCCTACATAAAACGTTTAACATATCGTTATTCAACAAGAATGTttcaaaagttttaaaagtaatgaaacaaatgtttataaaataatGTAGACAGTGATCTATGTCAAACCCGATacaaggcttttttttttaaatgtagtgcATAAATGTCACTATTAATTGTTGTTTAGAAGTTTTCCTCAAATTTGACCAAACATATAGTCTTAAGAGTTAAGATAATTTAGAATTTAATGTCAAAATCAGAATAATTATGGTTCAAATAAGTGCTCACTTATACTCCTTTGGAATTTACAATATCTTGTTACCTGAAACATATCCCACATTTACCCTGTAGTCCAGAGGTTATGCTGTGACAGAGGGCGAAACAATGAAATACTAAAAATACTAAAGAAACAAAGTGCCCACGTTGTAGCCTGAGATTGAAAAGAGACGACAACATGGTGTAATCCCTTTGGCTAGAGTTGCTGACAGGGGATAACCCTTTAAAATGGTCCCTCTCTCCTGTCCTGCTCTCTGTTCGCCCACACCCCCCTCCCAACcgaatgactgactgactgaactgTTACTATGCCGGTAAAGACACCTGCTCTCACAAACACAGGaaaccaccaccagcagcacctGACCAACCCTGGGGAGCTTCACTGACCCTCAAATAACTCATCAGTTTCTCCTGACTGAACCATACAAGCAGGACAAGACTCAACGCGAAGAGGTCAGTGGTTTCTGATGTGGTGGCTGATGGGATGCGACCTGGGGCTcggatggtgatgatgaagtTCGGTGCCATGGATGTGTGATCTGTTGTaagccatgcttttgtggattgCAGTAGTGGTGTGCTGGTGCTCGAGTGTTAAGTCGGATGAATAGGCTCTGTCTGGCTGGGGAAGCCATTGTATTTTTACAATGCTGTCACAGGCCCACATTAACTTAACATGTCTGCACAGATTTAAGTTCTGAAACAAACATCCCCATATAGTGCTGACAGGTAGCTATGTAAATTAAAGCCATCTTAAACAAGGGATAACATatgaatgttttattattgtctcACGCATACAACAATTCCTGGGCAATTTTAAGCAATACTCCAAAAATAAATTAGAATAATTTTGACAATCACGTTTCAGACCTTCCTGTCTACACCAAAATTTATAAATCACTAACAAAAAATGTACTGCATAATACTGGAGAATAAACACTGATCTAATAATCCATCTCGCCTTCTTTTCCAGGATTTAAAGACAACGTTAACAGCcttaaaaaacatgtaaaacagcAATTCCAATTTTCGACTAACTATACGCCAGaataattcagtttttttttttggccatttCAATGAACATCCTCACTTTTATAGTAAATTATGACAgtactacatacagtacaagaGAACATGGGACTCATTTCCCATGTCTCCCAAATCACACAGCTcacattatgtttttgttttttgatctgTCAATCTTGATACCTCGAAGAAAAAGCCATTGTATTAACTCATTAACCAGTTAATCACCTTGACAAACCAATGCCTGCCAGCGCTAAGAAAGTTTAGAACCATTCTGCTATACAAATTATCCTAtaaattatgaaaatgtttgaattgCAGTGTAGAGGAgctgtttacagtgtgtgtgagaaaagaaCTGTTTGAGCAAGTGCACATTTGTGCCAAAACCAGTTCTCAAATGTGCAAACACAGATTTTTGGCTTTTTGGATAAATGAGATGCAACTTAAATAATCAACAGTACACTTTGTGTAGGGTGTTCTCATTTTCTGAGAGGCGGATGTATTTTGAAACTTATCTTTGAAACTTTTTCCCTGTgaagaaaacacattattaaGTAAAACACAACTTCAAGGGATTTAAATTTTTCTCCATAGTAACTCAGCCAACAGTTGGCTAAATTGCTTGATTCTAGTAAGGAATCAATGTCTGAGAGAACTAACTGCCTTAAAATATATCTGAGGTCTAAAAGTGCATGAGATGTTTTGCATGTAAAAACGaatcaaacaaaaaagtgcaacatCTCCCTCTCAAATGCaagtaaacatgtaaaatataccAGCAccagtacctcaaaattgtacttaagttcATTCCTAGAGCAAATATGCTttttgttactgtccaccactaaGGCTCATTGTTTATGTCAAACCTAGCAGAAGCTTTTATTGACTGCTTGTCTCCTGTTACAGAAATATATAGAGACCAAACCATCCGCACAACCGAGTAGTCACATCATGATTGAGAGTGACAGAGAGCTGTCAGCCATGGTGCAAGAACTATGGGACAACGACATCAACAGACTTAAACCTGGAAAAGACTACAGGATCTCTCTGCAGGTGCGCCGCACAGACACGAGGCTGCTCTCTTTATTAATCATCAACATTTTGTTATGTGTAGTTGCATACTTGTTGCATCTTGGTtatgtcaatcaatcaataaatatcAATAACACTTATTTTAAGACATTAAATGATTGAATGCAAAATGTATGGCAGCATACAAGAAGGTTATTAATTGAACAGCATATTAAGAGTTTTTGGGAAAACAGGAAGCAGTGAGCCTACATAAACTATTTGCCAAAACTGTTTGTCAAATTTTTAAATATGAGTGGTTCTCCTCTTGCTGCAGGGCAAAGCTGGAGACAGCATGGCCAACGACAACAATGATGGAGCAGGATCTCCTCTGTTTACATTTGTCGATgagaacattttcaaaaaggaGACTTTTTTAGGTAAGTGCATAAGGGATTAGTACACAAGCTCACCATGATTTGACTTAATTTTGGTCAACAGTGAGGTATCTTTCTTCATGTCTTTGACTTGTTTCTGTGGGATGAGGCAGCCTTTCGACTGGATTTTCAGGATGGGTCACTAATTCAGAGAATGTTTTGAATTGATGTGATCTCTTCATACATTCCACGGCACCATTTGCCAGTTTGATACTATGCTCTATGtcccctcccttcagaggaAAGCTTTTCCATCTACTCATAATCTCCTTATGACGAACAGTGGCATGTTGCATAAGCACAGAACATGCAGAGTCCACTGAGCTGGGTGCAGAAAGATGCTCCTCTCCAATCACTGACTTCTTCTCCTTGACATCTTCCTCCGCATGATAACTGTTAAAGGATGCTTCCCTCAGGCAATTTTTTTCTAGTGGTGTTTTCTCAGATGTTTGTTGTAATTTGTGTAGCATGAAAGAGAAAGCAGTGCCCTCacacagagctataaaaggagctGAATTATGTAATAGTTGGCAGGAGACTTTTTCTGTACTATACTGAGCTGGAGGTTTCTGTATTCATGCTTAGTTTCCTTCATAATCGTTACTACATCCATGTTTGTAGGATTGGACAGCACTTAAACATATtatgtgttttgaaaaatgacatCATGTATTGTCCCAGATAGAAAAAATCCCTTTTCTGAagagtgtctgtgtttgtttctgcaGCCTTTATCTCcctgttggataactatgagaGTGACACTGGTGAGCCAGAAATTGTAACCCCAGAGGAGGTAGCAGAGAACCACAAGTTCTTGGATTCCATCATTCAGACTCCCACTATGAAGGTACCTGTAGGGACCCCAATTACGGGACAGCAGATCCAAAACCAGTTTTGCCCCTCATTTTGTAATGTACATGATGGTAAATTGGGCTGGGGCAACTGATCCCAGTTCTGCATTTAGCAATCTGGAGTGTTTGATATGTAAAGACTGAAAGTCTACAGCCATACTAGGAGCTCTGTGAGGTTTTACTAGACACAGctttgctttgagctaaatgctaatgtctgcatgctaacatgctcacagacatgctgatgtttagcaaggATAATGTTGACCATGTCAATTAACATTAAACTTTTGACCAGATGGTAGCGCTAGATGAAAGTCAGTGGGTAGTAAAAGTCGTTGAATCATTGTCTGGGAACTATGAATGTCTATACATGGCaatcatggcaatccatcaaatagttgttgagaaatttcagtctggatcgATGTAGGCCAcctaaatgtaaacattttataggaacttcttgtttgtttgcagaTAGCTCATAAATACCTGGTTGAGAAGCATCTCTCTCCAGCGGATGATACACAATTCAAGGAGCAGCTGTACAGGATCTGGTTTGAACTTTATGCGAGGAGAGGATCAAGCAGGTGGGTGGAATCTGGCACAGCACATAAATATAACTTCACCAGCGGAATCTGGCACCATGAAGATAACTGTCTTACTCTGAGAAACTGGCTCTGTGTAGCACATCCAGTCAGCATCACTGTGCTGaaatttcattttttcattGTTGCATTTTCAGGATGGATGCAGCCACATTTTGACCAAACGGCACATGACATAGATGCCAAGCTGCTATGTTGAGGTTCCATCTCCCTTTAAATGGGGCTGATGAATTTACACAAGTGAAAAAGATCCTTCAGACAAAATAACTGACGACATGGCGTGTCCCTATCTCCCACCAGGCCAGACTCCTCAGGATTTGAACACGTGTTTGTCGGAGAGACGAGAGGAAGGCGGACTGTCATTGGCTTTCACAATTGGATCCAGCTCTACCTACAAGAAAAGCTGGGGCACATCGACTACAAAGGCTACAGCGTCAATGCAAATTCACCCCAGGTacagtgttattgtgtgtttctTGCTTTGAGATTGGCCAAAATGGGGCAAGAACATATTTTCAGCACTACTATATCTGTATAATATAGGATAAACATTATTGTATTTTCcaagtatttaaaaatgtattcagcTTCCTTTTTTACCTGAGAAATCCTgggtttgtattttttaaggCAACACACTTTAAATTTCATATAGTTATAGTTTCATAATATATACAGATCCTCCATTTCTAAATGTTCCCGTCACATTTAACTTCCCTCTTCTCTCATCTCCTCTGTCTCCCCAAGTTGCTGTGCATTCTTTGTAGTGTTGCTCTCATCGTTGTTCTTGCACATTGATCAGAAACATCACATCTTGCTACGATCAAGTTTGCTCTCTCGTCGTTTGCTCTGTCTAACCTGAGCACACGTTTATtatgtttatgtaaaatttGTAAGTGACAGAATCTATGCAAAGTCATCTGTGTGTTTCCAGTAGATCACTCGCGCCGTGCTTCCTGCTCAGTGCTTACGTTGAGGTACAAACAttaaatggaacgcaccaaGGCTCAAAGTTATCCACGGCTAACTTTGAGTATGCTaatgaaaaaaagttaaatgatgtgtgcagacatttttttaatatgaaGTCTTTACTCATTGTAGCTCATGTAGCCAGGTTTATGTTTGGAACAATTTGAGGTAAGTTACGACACATTCCCATTTTCTATTTAAACATCCAACAGAGTCTCCTGTGGTTTGAAACAGTGCTACATTTTCATATcctatttttaataatttccaCCAATACCCTTTGCAGTTTGCAAGTATGCCATAGGCTCCTACATGCCACAGTATTTGCATCACTAGACTCAAGGGATGCAAATACTGTAGGATAAAGTTGACCAATGGGGAAATCTTCCCAAATATGGGTGTATCTCTTCATATATGGAAGCACATTTCCACCAGGAGAAGACAACAGATGAAATTGTATGGATGATAAACGTAAAAATAGTAATGGTAAG harbors:
- the endou2 gene encoding uridylate-specific endoribonuclease B, with amino-acid sequence MIESDRELSAMVQELWDNDINRLKPGKDYRISLQGKAGDSMANDNNDGAGSPLFTFVDENIFKKETFLAFISLLDNYESDTGEPEIVTPEEVAENHKFLDSIIQTPTMKIAHKYLVEKHLSPADDTQFKEQLYRIWFELYARRGSSRPDSSGFEHVFVGETRGRRTVIGFHNWIQLYLQEKLGHIDYKGYSVNANSPQPDENKHILALQFSWKDGIKPKGSIFIGVSPEFEFALYTLCFLTSPNERVKVQFSLYDVEIVCHHYNQKHIGTTYPVLLKYQKPQKLD